The following is a genomic window from Zalophus californianus isolate mZalCal1 chromosome 10, mZalCal1.pri.v2, whole genome shotgun sequence.
GTGGCTTTAGGTACACTTGCATCATTGTGTCCGTCTCATTCGATGAACATTTATGggggacctactatgtgccagccccTTCACGCTGCTCCAGATCTAGGAGAGGAGATAGACCAGAAAGTCAGCAACTTTAACCTGGCATGATCAATGCTTTGAAAGACACGGGCATAGGTGCTCTGGGAGTCCAGACGGACCCAGGTGGCTGAGGGAGGAGGCTCTCCGGAGGGTGCTGTTACTTGAACTGGGTCCCAAAGGACTAAGAATGAGTTGGGACATTGGAGTAAGGGTTGATACGGCCCCAGGAGGATTGATGAAGCAAAGGAAGATTGCAGAGAGAAGTCCTTGAAACCCTGGGGTCACaacagggcaggggtggggctgaatAACGCTGGAGGGATCCTGCTTTGGAGGAAGCCAAGGGTGACATAGTGACCCCTCTGCTCCCCATTGTCAGCACTATGTCTTTCTCCAACCCTGAGGATGCCCCCCAAGAGCCTGAGCCTGAACCCTCAACctccaagaagaaaaagaagagaaagcagccACAGCAAGAGGCCAGCGTCCAAGCCCTCACCAGGGCTGGCCACGGAGCCCTACTGGCTGGCCGGAACCACGAAGCTTTGACCAGCTTCCAGAGGGCCTTCATCCTGGCCTCTGAGGCCCCACAAACTCGGGACACCCCTGTTCTCCGGGCCTGTGCCTTCAACCTGGGGGCCGCCTACGTGGAGACTGGGGACCCAGCCAGAGGCCTTGAGCTGCTCCTGCGAGCCCAACCTCAAGAGAAGGCGCAGGGCGGGTGTCATGGTGACCAGTGTTTCAACGTGGCTTTGGCCTACCAGGCCCTGGGCAAACTGCCTCAAGCTTTGGCTTGGTACCACAGGGCCCTGGGTCACTACCGGCCACTCGGCGACGAGGGGCAAGCCCAGGCAAAAATGGGAGCCTGCTACCAGGCTCTGGGACAGCCTGAGCTAGCAGTCCACTGTCTGCAGGAGGCTAGCCGGGCCTATGCCCAAGCAGGGCAGCCCCAGGCTGCAGCCCTGGCCGCGGGGGCTGTGGCGGGGTGTATGCTGGAGAGCGGGCAGCATGGGGTGGCTGAAGTGCTGCAGGTGCTGGAGGAGAGCCAGAGGCTTGCCGAGAGGAGCCCTGAGCGGGGACTGCTGGGTGAGGCCCTTGGGCAGAGGAGGCATGGGGTCTGGGGATATGCAGCCCAGGTGATGCTCTGAGAGGTGGGGTGCAGGGGAAAGGGGCGGAGGGCCCCAGGAGAGTGGGACAGGGGCCATACCAgtacagcagcagcagcagctgacCTGGCTACCGGTGACCCTGGCCATGCCCTCCAGGGCAGCTCTATAACGACCTCGGCCTGACCTACTCCCAGCTCCGACTGTTCCCGCTAGCAGCAGAGGCCTTCCTGCGGGCCCTGCCCCTGTGCCGGGGGCCAGGAGAGGAGGCCACGGTGCTGAGAAACCTCGGGACGGCCCACAGTGCCCTCGGCAACTATCAGGAAGCCCGGGACCTTCACCAGAAGGCCGCTGACCTGCACGGTGGGTACCAGGGCCTGGGGAATGGGATAGGATCTCAGAAGGGCTCCAGCTGGGGCTCAGGGCAGAAGAGTGGACAGACCTTTAGGACAGGGCATGGGGCCGGAAAGCCCAGAACCAGGCGGTGAGGGCTGGGGGTGCAGGAGAGGGGGTAGGCAGACAGGACAGGGAGGGTGAGGGCCCAGAGGCCGAGGCCTGTGGTTGGGAAGGCGGCAGTGGGCACTGGGAAGAGCCCCAGCCGGGAGAGCAGGGCTCCTCCGACTGAATGGTTGTGTGACATTCAGCGAGTGGTTTCGGCTTTCCGAGCTTCGGTTCCCACCCAGGTAAGCAGGGAGCCATCGATAcctgccctgcctgcctcacTGGGTTGTCGCATGGCTCCAGCCAGccgggggtggcggtgggggagACGCGTTCATGCCCAAACTCAGGCCTGAGGAGAGGCTGGTTTTTGAGAGCTGAGGTCTCCGGGGTGCATCTGGAGGCATGCTGGGGCTAAGCGCCAGGACTCCTGGGAGCCCGCCCTGGTTGCTGCGGGACGCCTCAGCAGCCAAGGTCCCCTCTGTCATCAGGCTCTGTGGGGCAGCGGCGGGAGCAGGGCTGGAGCTTCGGCAGCCTAGCATTTGCACTGAGCCAGCTGGGGGACCACAGAGCAGCCCGAGACAGCTATCTGCACGCCCTACAGGCTGCCCGGGACACCGGTGAGGGCCTAGCAGGTGGCTTGGCAAGGGGGCCAGGCCGAGGGTCCCGGGGACTGGTGGCGAGACCTCTGGAAGGGAGGGTCAGTGGTGCGGGGACCCATGAGAGGACCTCCCGGGCTCCCTTCCCCAGGGGACACGAAGGGGCAGTGGCAGGCCTGCGAGGGGCTGGGAGCTGCAGCAGCCAGACTGGGGCAGCACGACCAGGCCTTGCGGTACTATAAGGAAGCGCTGGCCCGGAGTCAggtgagacccccccccccatcccagaACCTAACTCTTCCTACCACGCTTCCAGGAGGCCTCCTCTGCTGACTGTCCTGCCTTCTGTCTTCTCCTTGCCTTCTGTCCACGCACCAAACACGCATCGGGCACACTGTTGTGAGGAAGAGCTTGTCTCTTCACGGTTCTGGGCAGGTGGTAGCAGGATCCTGACAAGGGCACGGGGATGgggtagaaaagaaaggaagacaaagcccccttccctcctccctctccagttTCTTGCTTCCCTAATCCCAGAGGACCGCTTAGCCCAgaccttccccatccccccattATCCACCCTCTCCCCAGAAGGAGCCAGACTCTGTGCGGGATCGGCTGGTGGCCAAGCTGGCAGACGCCATGAGGACCCACTTGGCCCAGGCTGGGCTTGTCCCCACGTACACCCCGGTGAGGTGACCCCTCAGACAGGGAGCTGGGGGTGTGGAGAGGTGACCCCTCAGGGATGCTGCACTGGCCCGTGTGTTCATCTGCCCCGGAGCCCGCGTAGGGGACACAGATCACTTTTCCGAGGACACCgggggtgggaaggtgggcaggggatTCTGGCCTGTCTCCCAGCGCTAGGCTGTGCCAGGCCTTTGCCTGGGTGGTAACAAGCCCAGCAGCTGAACACAGAGATGCAATCAAGGATGCTGAGCCCTACCGCTCGGAGGAGGCGGAAACCGGCCAGTCCTTGGCTGCAGTTCTCCAAAAGGCCACAGGGTGGGGGCAGTGCTCCAGCGAGGTTCCTCTTCTGGCCGCCCTGGCTGGGGGCGCTTCTCCGTGGGTCTCCaccgccccctccctctctggctccccccagcctctctctgcctcccagcccctctgcagGTCCTGTGCCTCACACCCTGAGATACCCTCAGGCAACCAACCCCCCACCCGggaattaaaattatactttaatatttattctacTTATTTAATGGGGTTTATGTCTTCTCTTAAAGACCAGGACACTGTATTTATAATTTGTGAGCAAAATTAAATTAGTCTGGTCCAGGCAGAGGACTGGCGGCCACCAACTTTCTGGGACTTTGCCCGGGGAGGCCCCAcgcagggtggggtggaggctggGCTCTGGCCAGGCCTGATAGTCGGGAGCCTGGTTCTAACCTGAGAGTCACTAGCAGAGACCTCACCACGGCTTTCCACTCTCAGATGGGTGGCACGCCCCAGGCTGCCCACAGCACTTCTGTGTCTCTGTGGGGCCATAGCCTGTGCAGAGAACGTACACTCGTGGATACACCCCTAAGCCGGTTCCCTTTGCTCCCCACCACTTCCAGACTTCAGCGCTGGGGAGGCCCCAGGCTCCAGGTGCCGCCAGGCCCCCAGCCAgggcgggaaggggcagagcagaAGTGCTGTGcaggtgagtgggggtggggctggggctccagggTTGGGGGGGTACACGCTGGAGGTGTGCAGCCAGCGGGTGGGTGGTTGGGGCCTGCGGGTACCccagggaggaggtggctggCCCAGTGCCGCTCTgtcccctgctccccgcccctcTAGGTCTTCGCGTGTGTGGGAAGAAGAAGAGTGCATGGAgggccaggaggagagagaggaccAGCCGCCACCTGATGTCCCCGTGGTGTCTTGGGCACAGAGACTGGAGTGTGAGTGGGAGCAGGCCGACCCCAACTGTGCATCTCCTCCCTGAAAATGGGAGCGTTCCCCCAACACCTTCCAGAGGCCCCTGCCCCGGTCTGCCCCCGAGGCCGACCAGCCCTCTCCCACCCGCTGGCTGCACACCTCCAGCGTGTACCCCGCCCCCCCGACCCTGGAGCCCCACTCACCTGCGCAGCACTtctgctctgccccttcccgcccTGGCTGGGGGCCTGGCGGCACCTGGAGCCTGGGGCCTCCCCAGCGCTGAAGTCTGGGAATGGTGGGGAGCAAAGGGAACCGGCTTAGGGGTGTATCCGCGCGTGTACGTTCAGGTCTCGAGACCCTGGCCGGTTTCCCTGAACCCTTCCACAGTCACCTCTCCTCCTGGTTCGCACGGCTTtctgagcctccagaactgtgcatCTTAGAGCACCAAGTTTTGTTGAGAGCCTACTGCCAGGTACTGGGTGCTGATCTTGCCCTAGCTCACTGTTTACCAGCTCCCCCCAGAGGCTTCAACCTCTGGGGGGAGAGCCCCTGGCTACTGGCTGTTCAGACTGGAATTCCCTGTTTGGTCTATAGTGTGTTCGTCTCCGGGCAGCAGAGAGTTGCAGTTAAACACCTGTGTCCGGTACAGAGTGTCGGCTTTGGCGCGACCCCCGTGTCAGTGACCAGGGCATGCATCCTGGCCCCCGCCGTCCTTGCTCTTCTCCCAAGCTTTCTCTTTCCACCGTGTGGTTCTTGGTGCGGAGAGGCCTGTGATAAATGTGACTGTCTCTCTCCATCCAGGTCCAGGACCTGGGGCCCATCTCCTGCTGGGAGGCCAAGGCCCCCTCCAAATGGAGCAACCTGGCATTCCGGTACCCGGTGGCCCCAAAGCCAATAGGTGGgtccctggggggggggaggccttGAGGATGGATAAAAGAAGTGGGAGGGAACGTGGCTTTGGATGGTTCTAATGGAACATGATCATGATCACCGTTCAAACCGGGGCAAGATGCGGCCCAGTACTTGTGGGTCTAGTGTTTGGAGCCTCTCTGTCTTTGGCCTTGAACGATATGAACAATGCTCACCCAGCTCTGGAAGCCTGTGGCGTCCACTGTCTCCTGCACAGCCTGACTGGAGGCCTcccagagagggagaatcctgcTGAACTGAACAGGGCCAGGGGTGGGAGCGGGCGCTCaagcctccctctcctgccctggggCCCAGCAGCCGAGATGAGGGCCAGGGAGGGCAACAGGACCTGCAGCGAGAGCAGGctgccctctgctctctccccagccaccccactggcaagcccctccctgcctcccacaggTCGTCCAGCTGGCCCAGGGAAACCCCTTGCAGAAACCCTCAGAGGAGACCCACGGAGTCTGGCTTCTGTGTGATCATGTGACCCCACTCTGCTGGCCCTGAATATGGCCTCTGTgtgacccctccccccaacacacaaacaGTAGGGgtttctgggatcaagcctcctCCCGGTTGTTCAGTGCCCTATGGACACAGAATGGAACACCACCACCACGTGCCCTCCTATGTCGGCTGAACAGGGCCTTTGCAGTCTGGGCGCTGAGGTGTTCAGTCTGCTCCTTGTTGGGAGTTTTGGACTCAACGGgcaaaagaaaaaggggaaaacgGACAGtgaatttccctttcttccttctggatCCACACCTCATGATTGCCGAGGCCCTTTCCAGTTCTAAAAGCTgtgacatctctctctctctgtcaaataaataaataaaatcttaaaaaaaaaaaaaagggacgcctgggtggctcagtcggttaaaagcTGTGACATCTTGGTCAGGAGGCTGCCATCACGGACTGTCTCCAGACCTCCATCTTCTCAAAGGGGAAATGGGGATCTAAACTACAGAGGACACATCTTAGCCCACTGACGGACTCCACCGCCTCCATGAAAGTCGCGGGTTGGGGAGGCAGCCCCTCAGGCCTGTCGGTCACTGCTGTCAGCGGCCACATTTTGTAGATGTGCTAATCACTCAGCGCACACCACACTCTGCTCTGAGCGCTTCCCAAGTGTTTTCTCCTGCAGTCCTCACAGCAGATGAGCCCCTTTCACAGACGAGGAAAACGAGTGTGTCCTCCCCGgccacacaactagtaagtggagAAGCCGGGATTCAAACCATGGCAGGGAGCACCTTCTAGAATGCCGTGCAGCCCTGCTACCCCACTTACGCTAATGCTTACCAGGAGTCGATTGTGTTCGTACCAAATGTGCTTATGCTGGGTGTATGCGTTCTTGTAGTTCGTGATTtgattaaatattacataaattgaTGAACTAAGTGTGAAAACAGGCACTGTTTGTATGAAAACGAAGTTGAATCCTTGGAAGTCTTGATTAAGGTGAGTCAATTCAAAAACTGTTGAATTAGATGTGAGCAAGGCGATTATCACATTTTGGGGCAAAATAGTAAAAATCTAGATGAATTTTTGCACTTGGATTGCTTCAAACACACCATTAACTGTTCCACCTCAAGGAAGCAAACTGGAAATCGCAGGTGACCCGTAATGAGGTTCATGAGGAAGGATGGAGAGCTCCAGCCCCGGGCTCAAAGAGAAGACCCTGGCCGCACTTTGACAGATGGCAAATGGATGcatttttaagttgaaataaGATACCCCATTCTCCATAGTAGAAGAGGGCTTCTACTACACCGTGAACCACTTCACCCTGAGATTTTGAGGACCTAGCATGTGCCGAGCACGGAATTGGcagccgggggggcggggggggggggggacgcagCTGCTCACCTTCCTTATTAGCATCTTGTCAGGCATTCAAAATGTCTTGACTGGGATGCAGGTTCACCTGCTGTAAGAGAGGCCAACGTAACCCTGCCTTTAAGCAGAGACAGCTCTGTTCCTCTCTTATGAAAGCAGCCCCGGCTCACGGAGCCCGGGGGGTCCGCAGGGCGCTCTGCCGTCCTTGACACAGGATTCCCACACCCTGGTCTAAAATGGCTGCCCGCCCACGGCGGAGCGCCTTCCTTCCAGCcgggaagagggaaaggggaagtaCAGGCAAACAAGCCTTTTTTCAAAGGGAGGACCAGGCAAGTTGCACATCATCTCTGCTCAGCCCTCATTGGCCAGCGTGTAGTCACATGCAGGTGCCTTGCTGCGGCAAGGGAGAGTGGGAAATGTAGTGTTTGGCTGGGCAGCCACGCCGCCAGATACAACTCAGGGGTTCCGTTGCCAAAGGAAGAGAATGGATTTTGAGGAACAGGTAGCAGCACCTACCACATGGGAATATTGCCACTGGGTCAGGCCAACTCCGTATCAACCATCCCTGGCTCTACCATTTAATGGCTATTTGATCTTCGGAAAATTACCTCTCTGTGCTATAATGTGAGGATAAAACTACGTCATAGGATTGACACGATGAAATATGTAAGCATCTGGAATTcagcaggggctcgatccctaTGTCCTTCCTAAATTGGTTTTAAAGGCATTTCCCAAAGAAACTCTACAAGTCTGAAAGGCAGTGCTAAGATGGAGTAGGTCTTCAGCTCCACCTTCCTGGAGACAGCCCTCCGGTGGTTGTCTTATAACTTCTGGGGGCATGtggtggggtatgtgtgtgtcaCTATTTTATTCTTACATCTCATCAGAAGGAGGTCAGCAGTGACCATGCTTTACCTATTTCTGCACTTGCAGAAGGCAGTACCTTTCGGAATGCTGCTTTCTAGCTCAAGCTGCTTGGATCCTAGCTCCACAGACAGCTATCACTGTATCATTGGGCATGCCAGTCAACATCTTggagccttagtttcctcctctgtaaaatgagaataacacgGTTGCCACAAGGATAAAATGAGCTGATTCATGCTAGCATGTGGCACATGCTCAAAGAACATGCTTCACATTGTGTTTTAGAAATGAATcttcagggggtgcctggatggctcagtcagaaaagtgTATGgctcttgacctcggggtcgggagttcaagccccatgttgggtgtagagattacttaaataaataaagttaaaaaaaaaagaatcttcagaATCTCTCCAAATTAATAGGTCTATAGGGAATCTTGactaataaatatatgtaagtaaAGCTacctagggacgcctggctggctcagtccaaagagcgtgtgactcttcatctcagggttgtgagttaaaagtaaaatcattaaaaaaaataaacaaaagtaatctctacacccaaggtggggctcaaattcatgacctggagatcaccagccaggcgccccaccatagGTATGATCTTGATTAAGGGGCGGTAAATAttatgatcagggaaatgcagcaTGCTATCCTGGTAAGCAGAGGTAGGTGGAGGCAGCTAATGTACTTGGGACAGGGGTCCTAAATTACGCTGTCAACAGCAGTCCAACCGGTCTTACGGTTAACTTATTTCAAGCTTCTGCGCTCCTTGCTTGCTGACCTGAGTCCCTTAGTCTGTAGCAGAACACCTTTCCTCGAGGAGCGAAGGACCAGACTCTCCGGAACACTAAGCCTGCTCAGGGTCATGTGCACCAACGATTAACCGCCTGGGCACCAGCTTCTCCCGCACCGAGCCCCCACATTTCTGGCGCCCTCCCCTTCAAAACCCTCAGGCCTCGCCCGGATCGAAGATGGGCtttgggggacgcctggggggctcagccgtttagcgtctgctttcggctcaggtcatgatcccagggtcctgggatcgagccccacatcaggctccttgctcagcagggaagcctgcttctccctctcccactccccctgcttgtgttccctctctcgctgtctctgtcaaaaaataaataaaatcttaaaaaaaaagaagatgggctTTGAGGTGTTCGTCCACCCTGTTCCCAGGTCGCCCGCTTCCTGAATAAAGCCAcccctcctctccccgccccgctCCCGCTCGTCCCTCCAGTATTGGACCCTGCACCGGGAGCGCCCCAGCCTGAGCGCGGAACCGCCGGCAGCGTAAACGAGACGCGAGCTCCGCTCCCGCGCGTTGCTCGCGGGCGCTGGGCCGGCTCTGCAAGCGCGGGCACCCGTGAATCGCGTGCTCGCAGGACGCCGAGACCAGGGGTGCCCCCGTCCATTCAGCCGCGAAGTGCCAGGGCAGGAACCCGGGCTGCCCGCCCCGCCATCAGGCCCGCGAAGGGGTCAATCGCGCCCGAGGAACTACTACCACCCACGTGACCGGCAgcgagggccccccccccccgcccccccggaaTGCGCGGCCCGGCGCCCGCGCTCTCGCGAATGGGCGGGGCGAGGCCGCGACCCCGCCTTCAGGGGGCGGAGCGGGCGCCGCACATGCGCCGGGCGAGCTCCATGTCCGCGCTGCGGGCGCTGCTGGGTTTCGGGTTGCTGGCCGCGGGCTCGCAGCTGCGGCGCGTCCCGGGCCAGACCGGCTCCTGCCGCGCGGGGCCCGCGTGGTGGGGGACGCGGCGGCCGCACTCGGGCGGCCCCGGGGAGCCGGCGGGCATGGCGAGCCCGGCAGTGAAGTACCTGAGGTAGGCGAGGCCTGGACGGGCTCGCTCGGGGGCGGGAGCTGGGACGCGCCGCGCGCAGGGCGCCGGGACTGAGGCTGTGGGTGTCCGCAGCCAGGAGGAGGCCCAGGCCGTGGACGAGGAGCTGTTTAACGAGTACCAGTTCAGCGTGGATCAGCTCATGGAGCTGGCTGGGCTGAGCTGC
Proteins encoded in this region:
- the TTC24 gene encoding tetratricopeptide repeat protein 24, which gives rise to MSFSNPEDAPQEPEPEPSTSKKKKKRKQPQQEASVQALTRAGHGALLAGRNHEALTSFQRAFILASEAPQTRDTPVLRACAFNLGAAYVETGDPARGLELLLRAQPQEKAQGGCHGDQCFNVALAYQALGKLPQALAWYHRALGHYRPLGDEGQAQAKMGACYQALGQPELAVHCLQEASRAYAQAGQPQAAALAAGAVAGCMLESGQHGVAEVLQVLEESQRLAERSPERGLLGQLYNDLGLTYSQLRLFPLAAEAFLRALPLCRGPGEEATVLRNLGTAHSALGNYQEARDLHQKAADLHGSVGQRREQGWSFGSLAFALSQLGDHRAARDSYLHALQAARDTGDTKGQWQACEGLGAAAARLGQHDQALRYYKEALARSQKEPDSVRDRLVAKLADAMRTHLAQAGLVPTYTPTSALGRPQAPGAARPPARAGRGRAEVLCRSSRVWEEEECMEGQEEREDQPPPDVPVVSWAQRLECPGPGAHLLLGGQGPLQMEQPGIPVPGGPKANRSSSWPRETPCRNPQRRPTESGFCVIM